In Pseudomonadota bacterium, the following are encoded in one genomic region:
- a CDS encoding zinc-binding dehydrogenase has translation MTGIGGGMRPRALAWGLAHGAEVYVTSSSADKLAEAVKLGATAGFDYRDAGWVKQLKAAAGAIDIVIDSAGGDGLHDVVDTLPQRRSLRVLRRYARQCLRRVPEHGRLPFRQVRIQGTNMGRLEEFRATVACVNAYKPKPVVDHVYPFAEAVVATSARRTRSRWAKRVLRIA, from the coding sequence GTGACCGGCATCGGCGGCGGCATGCGACCTCGCGCGTTGGCCTGGGGGCTGGCCCATGGCGCCGAGGTCTATGTCACCAGCAGCAGCGCCGACAAGCTTGCCGAGGCGGTGAAACTCGGCGCCACGGCCGGTTTCGACTATCGCGACGCAGGCTGGGTCAAGCAATTGAAGGCCGCGGCCGGCGCCATCGACATCGTCATCGACAGTGCCGGTGGCGACGGTCTGCACGACGTGGTCGATACCCTTCCGCAACGGCGGTCGCTACGTGTTCTGCGGCGCTACGCGCGGCAATGCCTGAGAAGGGTCCCGGAACATGGCCGGCTGCCCTTCCGCCAGGTGCGTATCCAGGGCACGAACATGGGCCGGCTGGAGGAATTCCGCGCTACGGTCGCGTGCGTGAACGCCTACAAGCCCAAGCCGGTGGTCGATCACGTCTATCCCTTCGCCGAAGCGGTGGTCGCGACAAGCGCACGCAGGACTCGGAGCAGATGGGCTAAGCGCGTGCTGCGCATCGCTTGA